A single Pantoea rwandensis DNA region contains:
- a CDS encoding MFS transporter has translation MSDLASPAHVALAGNAPTGETKWIRSAADVSNLVNNSNESRSNARIVVAIALGGVFLDAYDLGALAFGIKDVTREFNLTPTGTGMVASAITFGAIVGALIGGYLTDKIGRYRVFMADMFFFVIAALACAFAPNEYVLGGARFVMGLGVGIDLPVAMAFLAEFSKLRGQGNKAASVAMWCPTWYAAISISYLLVLLLYAVLPESHTDWLWRLILGFGAVPALLIIAIRSRYMSESPVWAANQGNLHGAAQILQRSYNINAHVADDAELTPAKPVRKASWRNYGALLQGVYRRRTILATVTSIASSFAYNAVAFGLPVIISSFFAQSMLTTILVSLALNLLFAFVGGLLAVRLVPRLGAWKMSVAGYSCQCIALLGLALIGRPEGGEQAALAIAMLALFLFGQGFGPGSHTMTFASLSYPASLRGVGVGFNQTLMRGSSTVSLFLFPLLVAAFGTGVFWVIFLAPLIGLLALLAIRWEPSGYDVDAEDFV, from the coding sequence ATGTCCGATTTAGCTTCTCCGGCGCACGTCGCGCTGGCAGGGAATGCGCCAACTGGCGAAACCAAGTGGATACGCAGCGCGGCTGACGTATCGAATCTCGTTAACAACAGCAACGAATCACGCAGCAATGCGCGCATCGTGGTGGCCATCGCCCTCGGCGGTGTGTTCCTGGATGCCTACGATCTCGGCGCACTGGCCTTTGGTATCAAAGATGTCACGCGCGAATTTAACCTGACGCCGACCGGCACCGGCATGGTGGCCTCCGCGATTACCTTCGGCGCGATTGTGGGTGCGCTGATTGGCGGTTATCTCACCGATAAAATTGGCCGCTACCGCGTGTTTATGGCCGATATGTTCTTCTTTGTGATTGCCGCCCTCGCCTGCGCTTTTGCCCCTAACGAATATGTGTTAGGCGGTGCGCGCTTTGTGATGGGGCTCGGCGTTGGCATCGATTTGCCGGTCGCCATGGCGTTTCTTGCCGAGTTTTCTAAACTGCGCGGGCAAGGGAATAAGGCCGCTAGTGTGGCGATGTGGTGTCCCACCTGGTATGCGGCGATCAGTATTTCCTATCTGCTGGTGCTGCTGCTGTATGCGGTGCTGCCGGAGAGTCACACCGATTGGTTATGGCGGCTGATTCTTGGTTTCGGCGCGGTGCCGGCGTTGCTGATCATCGCCATTCGCAGCCGTTATATGAGTGAGTCACCGGTATGGGCGGCCAATCAAGGCAATCTGCACGGCGCCGCGCAGATCCTGCAGCGCTCTTACAACATCAATGCACACGTTGCGGATGATGCCGAACTGACGCCCGCTAAACCGGTGCGCAAAGCCAGCTGGCGTAACTATGGCGCGCTGCTGCAGGGGGTTTATCGTCGCCGAACGATTCTGGCCACCGTGACCTCTATTGCTTCATCGTTTGCCTATAACGCGGTGGCTTTTGGCCTGCCGGTGATTATTTCCAGCTTCTTTGCGCAATCGATGCTGACCACGATTTTGGTGTCACTGGCGTTGAATTTGCTGTTCGCTTTCGTCGGTGGCTTGCTGGCCGTGCGTCTGGTGCCGCGTCTCGGCGCGTGGAAGATGTCGGTGGCGGGTTACAGCTGTCAGTGCATTGCGTTACTGGGTCTGGCGCTGATTGGTCGTCCGGAAGGCGGTGAACAAGCGGCATTGGCGATTGCGATGCTGGCGCTGTTCCTGTTTGGTCAGGGATTCGGTCCGGGTTCACACACCATGACCTTTGCCTCGCTGAGCTACCCTGCATCATTGCGTGGCGTGGGTGTTGGCTTTAACCAGACACTGATGCGCGGCAGTTCAACCGTGTCGCTGTTCCTGTTCCCACTGCTGGTGGCGGCCTTTGGCACTGGCGTGTTCTGGGTGATTTTCCTTGCCCCGCTGATTGGCTTGCTGGCGCTGCTGGCGATTCGCTGGGAACCCTCAGGCTACGATGTGGATGCGGAAGATTTTGTGTAA
- the idi gene encoding isopentenyl-diphosphate Delta-isomerase produces MPAIEVILVDHLDRPTGKMEKLEVHEKGLLHRAVTVYVFNSRHELLLQRRANGKYHCGGLWSNTCCGHPYPQESTRDAAERRLREEMGMQLALTPVFELSYNLPLSNGLTEHEYGHVFFAISDVEPKLNPEEADAWCYRSVEQIQQEMQDQPEQFTPWFLHTFPRIPHTFGDFRLTA; encoded by the coding sequence ATGCCCGCCATTGAAGTTATTCTCGTCGACCACCTCGATCGTCCCACCGGCAAGATGGAAAAGCTGGAAGTACATGAGAAAGGATTGCTGCATCGTGCGGTGACGGTCTACGTGTTCAATTCGCGCCATGAACTGCTGCTGCAACGTCGTGCAAACGGTAAATATCACTGTGGCGGCCTGTGGAGCAACACCTGCTGCGGCCACCCTTATCCGCAGGAATCGACCCGTGATGCCGCTGAACGTCGCTTGCGTGAAGAGATGGGGATGCAACTGGCACTGACCCCGGTGTTCGAGTTGAGCTACAACCTGCCACTTAGCAATGGGCTGACCGAGCACGAGTATGGCCACGTCTTCTTCGCCATTAGTGATGTTGAGCCGAAACTCAATCCGGAAGAAGCGGATGCCTGGTGTTATCGTTCGGTTGAACAGATTCAGCAGGAGATGCAGGATCAGCCAGAACAATTTACGCCCTGGTTCCTGCACACCTTCCCACGCATTCCCCATACGTTCGGCGATTTCCGCCTGACCGCATAA
- a CDS encoding MFS transporter — MVKPTERRVGYGVAIGYGLTDLFGGGAFAVIGTWLLFFYTTYCGLSVFEAGSIFAIARVIDAILSPIMGYITDNFGNTWLGRKFGRRRFFLLISSPLMLLYGALWVTDMGYWYYLGTYLTIELLSAMVLVPWETLSSEMTNRFSERTRLSGVRLMFSALGSFLAVSVPGVIMTYTGKDNAITYTLTGIIFSVIYCVAVFITWLTTWEAKDIQPEEDVAQHSARQGSLKAHLKYLFVDLASSFKIRAFRQHLLIYICSFTAMDAFLAVFTYFVIYGLKQDASLASLLLSNMMFMSIPGTFIFMMLLGRFNMTPSNALRISYLSIVVIFLFLFAVYLWQWQVPTLLFSAVFVFLGIVRAGLFYIPWNIYSFIPDIDEMVTCKRREGIFAGVMVLTRKSSVAIAIFMIGIVLQESGFVKGNGAQPESAIHAIVGLMVFVTTALLVASFWLTFKFKLTQRSHKLLIKEVARRKLGGTARGCDAETRVVIKDLTGYEYDEVWGATRHTTARDTTIESELKLKGRP, encoded by the coding sequence ATGGTTAAACCTACAGAACGTCGCGTCGGTTATGGCGTCGCAATCGGCTACGGCCTGACGGACTTATTTGGTGGAGGTGCCTTTGCGGTGATTGGCACCTGGCTGCTGTTTTTCTATACCACCTACTGCGGATTATCGGTGTTTGAAGCGGGCTCGATATTTGCCATCGCCCGCGTCATTGACGCGATATTAAGCCCAATCATGGGCTACATTACCGACAACTTCGGCAACACCTGGCTGGGACGTAAGTTTGGCCGCCGTCGTTTCTTCCTGCTGATCTCTTCTCCCTTGATGCTGCTGTATGGCGCACTGTGGGTCACGGATATGGGCTACTGGTACTATCTCGGCACCTATCTCACCATCGAGTTGCTGTCAGCGATGGTGCTGGTGCCGTGGGAAACCTTGTCCTCGGAGATGACCAATCGCTTTAGCGAGCGCACACGTCTTTCGGGCGTGCGCCTGATGTTCTCGGCGCTTGGCAGTTTCCTCGCCGTCTCGGTGCCGGGCGTCATCATGACCTATACCGGCAAAGATAATGCCATTACCTATACGCTGACCGGCATCATCTTCTCGGTGATTTATTGCGTGGCGGTGTTTATTACCTGGCTGACCACCTGGGAGGCCAAAGACATCCAGCCGGAAGAGGATGTAGCGCAACATTCGGCGCGTCAAGGCAGCCTCAAAGCCCACCTGAAGTATCTGTTTGTCGATTTGGCATCGTCTTTTAAAATCAGAGCCTTTCGCCAGCATCTGCTGATCTATATCTGCTCTTTCACCGCGATGGATGCGTTTCTGGCGGTGTTCACCTATTTCGTGATCTATGGCCTGAAGCAGGATGCCTCACTGGCTTCGCTGCTGCTGAGCAACATGATGTTTATGTCGATTCCCGGTACCTTCATCTTCATGATGCTGCTGGGCCGCTTTAATATGACGCCCTCCAACGCGCTACGGATCTCCTACCTGAGTATCGTCGTCATCTTCCTGTTCCTGTTTGCAGTTTATCTGTGGCAATGGCAGGTGCCCACGCTGCTGTTCAGCGCAGTCTTTGTGTTTTTGGGCATCGTACGCGCCGGGCTGTTTTACATCCCATGGAACATCTACAGCTTTATTCCCGATATTGATGAGATGGTGACCTGTAAGCGACGTGAAGGGATATTTGCTGGTGTCATGGTGTTGACGCGCAAAAGTTCGGTGGCCATCGCCATTTTCATGATTGGCATCGTGCTGCAGGAGAGTGGTTTTGTAAAAGGCAACGGCGCGCAACCAGAAAGCGCCATCCATGCGATTGTCGGGTTGATGGTGTTTGTCACCACGGCTCTGCTGGTGGCGAGCTTCTGGCTGACCTTTAAATTCAAACTGACGCAGCGTAGCCATAAGTTGCTGATCAAAGAGGTGGCGCGCCGCAAATTGGGTGGCACGGCGAGAGGTTGCGATGCTGAAACGCGTGTGGTGATTAAAGATCTCACTGGCTATGAATATGATGAAGTGTGGGGCGCAACCCGTCACACAACTGCCCGCGATACGACGATCGAATCCGAGCTAAAACTAAAGGGGCGACCTTAG